CATAGTCGTAAATTATTAGCTTTGTCACACCGAGACGGGCAAGTATATTCGCTGCATTACTGCCGAGGCCACCACATCCCAAAACGGCTACCACGCTGCCGTCAATCTTTGCATTAATCGCTGCGCTTTGGCGCAACAAAACATCCTCGCGTCTAACCTCAGCCTCCACCGGTAAATGAAAACACTTCAAGCACATCGCTGTCGACAACTAAAGTCTTGCCGTAATCAGCCCGACGCACGAGTGCACTATTTTTTTCAAGAGCTACTTTTTCTGGCGCAAATCCTGCCGCAACAAGGACTTCTAGCAAATTCTTTTCGCCATTAATATGTATCTCTCGGCCATTTATTTTCATATTCACCTCCAAAACAAAAAAGCACGAAGAAACTACACCCGTGGTGGTGTACCCCTTCGCGCTTTCGCACTCTGTTTTGGAGTCTAGCACAGAGAAAATATTTTTTCAAGCTGCTTAATTTATATAATTACGTCAATTTATTGTTGGTTGCTTAGCTCGCAAAAGCATTGTCAGGCGGCGACATTGTCTAAAATTGAGGAAATTTGTCGACTATACCACCAAGTGAACGGTTGTAAATTGGGTTCATAAAACTAAAAGGTTGGCTACACGATGAAAATTGCTATTTTTGATAAAGATTATAAGTATCTGCTGAACCTAGCTGGGAAGCTATCATTTTTATGTCCTCGCGAAGAGTTCTCCGTATTTAATGAGCAAAAAAAGCTTGTATACGATCTGGTAACAAGGAATATCGATTTGCTGATAGCAGCAACGAACCCAGCCTTGCCGGCCGAGACACTTGAGCATTGCGAAACTCTTAAGCTATACAAAGAAAGGCCAGGTGGTTTTATCGAAAATCTCGCTGACGGTTTTTCCACCTGCGCCAAATGTAATGATGGATCGGATACGAACGGATCAGGCTGTTACAGCAATCTTACATGCGCGGCCAACGCCAGCGAAGCCACTGACCTTGTGCAAGAAATAAATCCCTATTACTGTACCGATTTCAGCCGCTACACTCCCCCAAAAAGGATCGCTGAATTTATTTTAAATCGAGCTGCAAACCATCCCGACCGCATAAATACCGTCGGTAAGATGATCGGCTTGCTTGCCCCGCCCTGTGATAACACCCAAGCAGTTTCAGCCGTCAACAAGCTGGTAGCTCAATATTCCACGCTAGGTCTGAAATTGCTGATTCTACCGTTTTGTCCACAACTTCTTTTTCCACTTCCTTGGTTAAATACAATTAACGGACATCATTTAAATGGAAATTCAACAGCTGATGAAAAAGTTAACGTTTCATCAGTTGAGGCATCCACAAATATATCAGCTGATTTCGACGACAAGCCGACGCTTAGCGAACTGATAAAAGCCATAAACATTGAAAACGGCGATGTGAATTCAATGTTCAAGCAAAGTGAGATTGAGCTCACGCCCAATGTAAGATTACTCTTGCCCTTTCGTCGTTATGACGACCTCATTAATCTTCAGACGGAGGAATGCACTTCACTTATAGTGGCCTTCAAAGAATTTGTACGAATAAGCGAACCTTTTACAGTAGGAATAATTTATATGTGCGGGCTTTCACCGGCTTCAACTGTTGCTTGCCTGAACCTCACCGGGACTACTCAAATTATATCGCCAACTATACCGGCATTTAATCACGTATGGCAACTCGAGCTGAAAGATATTATGGAAATTTCACCAGAGTTGAAAACAAAAATAACTCACTTGCCGATACTCGACCTGTAAAATCAGGTGAAAGCGAGGATAACATGGCTGAACTTGACCAAGCATTGATTAATGAAATTAAACATAATTTACTTACTACATTTTCACCTGATACCCAACTAGCCTTACGCAGAGAAATCGCTATCGCCATAGATCGCAAACTATCTTCCGGAAATATTGCTTTGCGCTTGCGCAATGAATATATAAATTATATATTCAACTCCATTGTTGGCCTGGACGTGCTTCAGCCGCTGATGGATGATCCTTCTATAACCGAAATAATGGTCAATGGCAAAAATACTGTTTTTGTTGAACGTCACGGCAAATTACAACCGGCAGGGGTCAAATTCAATTCGCAGCAGCATTTAGAAGAAGTAATAACCGGTATATTTGCACGGGCTAATAAGGAACTGAGCTTAGGACATCCGATCACTGACCTCAGGTTGGAGGACGGCTCAAGAGCCAATGCCGTTTTAGCACCTATTGCCCCGGACGGACCGGTTTTGACCATTCGCAAATTTACCGGTATTTTGCCAACCCCTGATGAAATTGTCGCTTCCGGCTGTTTAAACAAACAAGCGATGGAATTTTTGGCTGAAGCCATAAAGGCTAAGGAAAGCATATTTATTTGTGGCGGTACATCGGCTGGAAAAACAACCTTACTTAACGCACTGTCAACTTTTATACCTGTTCAAGAACGCATTATAACGGTTGAAGACTCGGCAGAACTTCAATTACGCAATCAACCTAATTTAGTTAAATTGGAAGCTCGGCCCGGTACAGTTGAAGGCCAAGGATCAGTCACCATAGCCGACCTAATAAAAACGGCCTTACGCATGCGCCCTGATCGCATTATTGTCGGTGAAGTGCGTGGCGATGAAGCCTACATGTTAATTCACGCTGCCAACACCGGGCATCCCGGCACCCTTTGCACAGGACACGGCAACAGTTCGGCCGACATGTTGATTCGTCTAACCAATATGATCTCCGGCTGCACCCGCTTGCCTTATCAGGCAATTTTACGAAATTTAGTCACAAGCATAAGATACATGATTAATATCAAGCGTCTCAGTAACGGTCGCAGACGGGTCATGTCCATCGATAGAGTAATCGGCTGCGATGAGCATTCAGTAAATCTAAGTCCAGTATTTATCTACGACGAAATTAATGACTGCCTAAAAAATATTTCAGATGGGATTTGACAAGAAAATTTGCTAGAGAGAAATTGACAAAGTTGTTTTGCTAAAAATACTTACCGGAAAGGAGAAAATAAAATATGAGGAATATTTTAAATGAATTGGCAAACAAATACCGCCGATATCGAGAAACAGTTCTTCTTGGAGCACTGGGGCTGATATTGATGTTTCCGGTAATCCGGCTGTACACCGACAATCTGATTTTAAATGTTTTATTGACGCTTCCCTTAACTTGGCCACCGGTTCACTGCTTAAAGCTGCTTTTGGCCTCTCGCCGGGCAAGACTGTATAGGCTTATTTTCGGACATTTTTTACAAATTATGTCCGCTGAGCTGACCGGTGGAATGACCTTTACCAACGCCTTTACCGGGGCCATTGCCGATTTGGTCCTCATAACAGGAACACGTAATCGTTTAATGCAGCAATTATGCAACGCCTCCGGAATGCTAGCTGCTCACCTGCCGGCGGCTCAAGTATTGGACGAACTGAGCAATCAAAGCGTTTGCCGTGAAGCCAAACCAATTTTAAAAATATTTTCCCTACAGTTGAGAAACAATGGCAATATGAATAACCTCTGCAAATTTGCGACCACGATGGTCAACGATTTAAACGACACGGAAGCTCAAATAACTGCCGACAGCAACAAACAAACCGTCGAAGCCTTCATTATGGCTGCAATGCCTTATATCATGTCAGCCATTTTGCAATTTTCTGCCGGAAGCTATTATGCCCAGGCTTCCATTACCACCCTAGGCCGAGTTATGAAACTGGCTTCTTTATTTGTCGCTGTAACAGCTTCTGCCCTGACTTTTTATATTGTTTCCCAAGGGCAGAGTGACGTGATCCCATCTAGTCGGCCGCTTTTCCCGATAAACACTTGCAGTAAAAGTAAAATTCTTTTACGTATAGGACAATCGCTTAAGCAGTTTTTGCCGCAAACAGTTTTACTTAATTTGCAAAGCAATCTGGCGCAAATAGGCATGCCTCAACCGCCGGTCGCCAAGCCAGACATGAAATCCTACTCGAACCATGGCGTAAAATTGGGTGGTTTGCCGCCGACGCAGCAGACACCGCCCAACGACAATTCCAACTTAACTTATGTTGACTTTTTTTGTGCCACCTTGCTACCAATTTTTCTAATCGGCTGTTCTATAACAGGCTTGCTCTTATACGGCATGAATACCGGGCTGTGGCTGTTTCCGTTCGGCGGTATAGGTCTGGTTTTACTTTTCATGCAACAGCCCAAGCAAAAAGCCGAGCTGTGTCGTTGTGATCTGATCAATAAATTTCCTTTTTTCGCTGGCTTGATTAACGCACTATTGAACAGCGGTTTTGTGCCTTATCGTGCCTTGGAAATAAGTATTAACCTTTATGCCGGTGAAACCGATGTGCTCGGTAATGCTCTACGGAAAATAAATGCCGACATGCGCCGTGGGGAAAATTATTGCCGTGGTTTGGTTGATTTAGCCAAACACAGTTATGTACCGGAAATACAATCAGCTTTAAACCTGATTAATCAATATGCTATACAAGGAAATGGGCAAGCCTTAACTCTATTGGCGGTACAATGTAACACCTGTTGGCAATTGAGTCGCAATACTATGCGAAAATATCGTGAAAAAAGCACTTTTAAAATACTGATTCCAATGATGTTAAACCTGATATCAATAATAATCCTTACGGTCGCCCCGGTTATTGCCACATTCAGTTTCAGCTGATTTCAGGCCTCGTTAAGCGGAAAGTGTTGACTTAAAATGGGCAGATCTCTTGTGCTGTCAGCAGGCAGGTAACTCCAATGCCCTCGCCTCTCCCCATACCACTCAAACCTTCGCCGGTCGTAGCTGTTATTCCTATTGAGGTAATCGGCAGGTTAAGCAGCTTTGCCAAAGATGAACGCATCGCCGGTATGTGCAACCATAGTTTCGGCTTTAAAGCTTCAATACTGAATGATGCATGAACGACAGTCAAGCGTGGATGAATTTCCTGTAATATTCTTAAAGACTCCGCCAAATACACTCGACTGTCTTTAATCCCAGCCCGGCACAAAGCATCGGCCGGCTTGCCCAAAAAAGGTGGACAGCCTAAGCCTGATATGGCATTGATCAGTGCGTGAATTACAACATCACCGTCACTGTTAGCTTCGATTAGGCAATCACAGTCAATGTCAACACCGGCCAACCGTAAACCATATTTGTTTGCCCCACCATCTGCGGTTTTCACCCTGAATCTGGCATCGAGGCAAGCTCCCATCTTGGTTTCACCCCGGTTATCAAACCCAGTTTGTCCTGGCTCTTTCGTAATAAACCTATGGTGATCCTGCCCCAAACCGGTGATGAAAATATAATGTTCCGACTTATCTCTGCCTCGGGACAATGACTGTTCCACCTAATTCTCCTCCGCTTCAGCTTTGGCAATAATAGCTTTTTTTCGGTCGATTAAAGCAGCAATCGCGGCCTTAGAGTTTTGCAGCAAATCAGTCGTTTGTGGCAAATATTCAATTTTACCGGCATCAATAAGCTCGGCTAACGCCGGATCAATAGGCATTTCGTCTAAGAAATCTGTTCCAACAGCAGCGGCGGCAGCGGCAGTCTTACCGTGCCCGAAAGGATACATGACTTTCCCGCAATCAGGGCATTTGACGGAAGACATATTTTCTACCAATCCCAGCAGTGGCACATTGAGCATGGCAGCCATTTTTGCCGCTTTACTGACAATCATCTGAACCAAATCCTGCGGTGTACTGACCAGTAAAAACCGATCTACCGGCAAGGACTGAAAAACTGTCAGCGGTATATCGCCAGTGCCGGGAGGCATATCCAACAAGAGGACATCAAGTTTGCCCCATTCTACTTCACTCCAAAATTGTTTAATCACATTAACGATAACCGGGCCTCTCCATACCACCGGGTCACCTTTATTGGGCAGCAATAAATTCAGGGACATCAGGGGAATATCAAGGGATGTCCGCGCCGGAATTAACACCTGATCCTCACGTTGCATCACCCCGTGTTCCAAGCCGAACGTATGTGCCATCGACGGGCCAGTTATGTCGGCATCCAAAATACCGACCTTGTAGCCAGCTTGTTGCAAAATAACCGCCAACAATGCTGTCACCGTTGATTTGCCTACACCGCCTTTGCCGCTACCAACAGCAACTGTAACCAAGGCACTGCTACCTTTCGTCATACTTAAAAAGTTCGGAACTGTTGAACAACCGCCTTCATTAGCCGAAGCACAACCGTCATGCGACGGGCAACCAGAACAATCAGCCATAAATTACCTCCTCTGCTTTCCTAAGCCTCAAAACCTTAAAACCACTGGCATGACCGACTGAATCACAATCTCCGGCCAATTCAGCACAATATTTTTGTAAAGATTCAGCCCCCTGCTTTTTTCCGACTACAAGGAACATCAAACCGCACGGCGCGAGGTGCGCATACGCATCAGCAATAAGTCTGTATAGTGGTTGTTTACCGATACGAATTGGTGGATTGCTCACAATCAACGAAAACTCTTCCTCTTTCAATGCACTGAACCCGTCCGATACATGTACAGGAATATCTAAGCCGGATGCCTGAACATTTCGTTTCGCCAAACTCACGGCACGCTCGTTTATATCAACAGCGGAAAACTTCAGCTGCGGTAAATATCCCTGCAAAACTATGGCAATAATTCCGATACCACAGCCGAGATCGAGTGCTCGTCCCTTGACTGATTCCAGCTCGGAACGAAGCTCCGCTTTTTTGAGCAAACATTCTAGAAAAACGCTTGTACCGATATCTAAGCCACGTTTAGCAAAAACACCGTTGTCACTCCATAAACGATAGGCACGCCCGTCCACCATAATATTAACTTCGCGCAACTCGCTCAATGCTGAAGGGTGCGCATCAAAATATTGAGCCATTATTCGTCTAAACGCAATACGCTCATAAATGCCTCTTGTGGCAACTCAACACTGCCCACCTGGCGCATACGTTTCTTCCCCTCTTTCTGTTTTTCCAACAGTTTCTTTTTACGTGAAATGTCGCCGCCGTAGCACTTGGCCAAAACATCTTTACGGAAAGCCTTGACAGTTTCGCGGGCAATAATTTTACCACCAATACAAGCTTGCACAGGAATTTCAAACATGTGCCGCGGAATATTTTCTTTCAATTTTTCGGTCATACGCCGCCCTCGCGCATAAGCTTTATCTGCATGGACGATAAATGAAAGCGCATCTACCACTTCACCGTTGAGCATTATATCCAGCTTAACCAAATCAGATTTACGATATTCTTTAAATTCATAATCCAAGGAAGCATAGCCGCGAGTACGAGATTTTAGCGCATCAAAGAAATCATAAATTATCTCATTCAGCGGCATCTCATAATGCAAACTTACCCGGCTGTCATCAATATAACTCATATTCTCATATATACCGCGGCGTTCTTGACACAAATCCATTACATTGCCTACATATTCTTTCGGCAACATAATCGTTGCATTAACCAGAGGCTCTTCAATGTGATCAATCTCGCTGAGGTCAGGCATATTAGTCGGATTATCCATCCTAATTGTTTTACCATCAGTCGTAATTACCTTGTACTCAACCGATGGAGCAGTTGAAATCAAGTCCAGACGGAACTCTCGCTCCAACCTTTCCTGAATGATTTCATAATGCAACAAGCCCAGAAAACCGCAACGGAAGCCGAAACCCAGAGCTTTGGATGTCTCAGCTTCGAAAGAAAGTGCTGCGTCATTTATCTGCAGTTTTTCCAAAGCATCACGCAAATCATTGTACCGTGCACTGTCAGCCGGATAAAGGCCGCAAAATACCATCTGCTGCACGTGTTTATAACCAGGTAAAGGCTCAGAGGCCGGGTTCGCTTTCAAAGTAACCGTATCGCCTACAGCCGTATCCCTCACGTTTTTAATGCTAGCAACCAAATAGCCGACATCGCCGGCATAAAGTTTCGCGTCCGGCACTAGCACGCCAGGATTGAAGTGGCCAAGCTCAGTAACGACAAAACTTTTGCCAGTATTCATCATCAAAATTTCATCACCGACCTTGACGCAACCATCTTTGATTCGCACATTGACGATTACCCCACGATAACTGTCATATTTCGAGTCAAAAATCAACGCCCGCAACGGAGCATCCTCACTTCCGTGCGGCGGTGGTAAAAGTTTAACAATTTTTTCCAGAACATCATCAATGTTTATATCCGCTTTAGCAGATATACAAGGTGCTTCACTTGCATCCAAGCCGATGACATCTTCAATTTCACCCCGCACGACCTCCGGTTGAGCTGAAGGAAGATCGATTTTATTTATGACCGGCAAAATTTCCAAGTCCGCATCCAATGCCAAATAGACGTTGGCTAAAGTTTGCGCTTCAATGCCTTGGGCGGCATCAACGACCAATACCGCTCCATCACAAGCGGCCAGGCTGCGGGAAACCTCATAATTGAAGTCAACATGTCCCGGCGTATCAATTAAATTAAGCTCATAATTATGACCGTCTTTAGCCATATAAAGCATTCTGACAGCCTGTGCCTTAATAGTGATGCCACGCTCCCGCTCTATATCCATGTTGTCCAAGACCTGGCTTTGCATTTCCCGCTCCGTCAAAACGCCGGTGTGTTCAATCAACCGATCGGCCAAGGTAGATTTACCGTGATCGATATGAGCAATTATTGAAAAATTGCGGATGAACTTTTGCCTGTCTGAACTCATTTTACCCTCCCCAAACTGTAGAACGGAAAAATACGGAAAGCTAAATATCCCATGATCGCTTTCGCCGGCACAACGCCAAAAACTCTACTATCTGTGCTGTGACTTCGATTATCACCCAAAACGAAATAGCTGTCCTTTCCTAGCAAAACACGGCTGTAGCTGCCGATTAATTCGGTCACGACACCTGAAGGCAAATATTTTTCCGGCAATTTTTTATCATTCACAAAAACTTGGCCGTCTTTAATTTCAACTGTTTCGCCAGGCAAAGCCACGATACGTTTCACTATGTCTTTATCAATATCAGGATTGTCAAGTTTAGCAGCGTTTATCGTAACAATGTCTCCACGGTCATAAGGACGACTAAACGTAGTCCGCAATTTATTTACCACCACTCTGTCCTGCGGTTTCAAGGTAGGGAACATAGATCTACCTTGCACTATGTTTACCTGAAAAACGAACTGTGACAGGAAATAATACAGCACCAGCGTGATACAGACAAACTTTACCCATTCCAGTACGTTCTTAAGCTTGCCATTGGAGTTTCCTTGCGACCCACCGGTTGATTCAACCCGGTCGAGCGCCGGTTCCGCTGCAGGTATCGGTTCTGTCATCTCTTCTTTCAGAAATTTTTCATCTGTCATAACAACATAGTCTCCTATCTCAAATTAAGACCGCTTGTTTCATC
This is a stretch of genomic DNA from Mageeibacillus indolicus UPII9-5. It encodes these proteins:
- the lepA gene encoding translation elongation factor 4, with protein sequence MSSDRQKFIRNFSIIAHIDHGKSTLADRLIEHTGVLTEREMQSQVLDNMDIERERGITIKAQAVRMLYMAKDGHNYELNLIDTPGHVDFNYEVSRSLAACDGAVLVVDAAQGIEAQTLANVYLALDADLEILPVINKIDLPSAQPEVVRGEIEDVIGLDASEAPCISAKADINIDDVLEKIVKLLPPPHGSEDAPLRALIFDSKYDSYRGVIVNVRIKDGCVKVGDEILMMNTGKSFVVTELGHFNPGVLVPDAKLYAGDVGYLVASIKNVRDTAVGDTVTLKANPASEPLPGYKHVQQMVFCGLYPADSARYNDLRDALEKLQINDAALSFEAETSKALGFGFRCGFLGLLHYEIIQERLEREFRLDLISTAPSVEYKVITTDGKTIRMDNPTNMPDLSEIDHIEEPLVNATIMLPKEYVGNVMDLCQERRGIYENMSYIDDSRVSLHYEMPLNEIIYDFFDALKSRTRGYASLDYEFKEYRKSDLVKLDIMLNGEVVDALSFIVHADKAYARGRRMTEKLKENIPRHMFEIPVQACIGGKIIARETVKAFRKDVLAKCYGGDISRKKKLLEKQKEGKKRMRQVGSVELPQEAFMSVLRLDE
- a CDS encoding 2-C-methyl-D-erythritol 2,4-cyclodiphosphate synthase, whose product is MEQSLSRGRDKSEHYIFITGLGQDHHRFITKEPGQTGFDNRGETKMGACLDARFRVKTADGGANKYGLRLAGVDIDCDCLIEANSDGDVVIHALINAISGLGCPPFLGKPADALCRAGIKDSRVYLAESLRILQEIHPRLTVVHASFSIEALKPKLWLHIPAMRSSLAKLLNLPITSIGITATTGEGLSGMGRGEGIGVTCLLTAQEICPF
- the lepB gene encoding signal peptidase I: MTDEKFLKEEMTEPIPAAEPALDRVESTGGSQGNSNGKLKNVLEWVKFVCITLVLYYFLSQFVFQVNIVQGRSMFPTLKPQDRVVVNKLRTTFSRPYDRGDIVTINAAKLDNPDIDKDIVKRIVALPGETVEIKDGQVFVNDKKLPEKYLPSGVVTELIGSYSRVLLGKDSYFVLGDNRSHSTDSRVFGVVPAKAIMGYLAFRIFPFYSLGRVK
- the thiS gene encoding sulfur carrier protein ThiS, whose product is MKINGREIHINGEKNLLEVLVAAGFAPEKVALEKNSALVRRADYGKTLVVDSDVLEVFSFTGGG
- a CDS encoding class I SAM-dependent methyltransferase encodes the protein MAQYFDAHPSALSELREVNIMVDGRAYRLWSDNGVFAKRGLDIGTSVFLECLLKKAELRSELESVKGRALDLGCGIGIIAIVLQGYLPQLKFSAVDINERAVSLAKRNVQASGLDIPVHVSDGFSALKEEEFSLIVSNPPIRIGKQPLYRLIADAYAHLAPCGLMFLVVGKKQGAESLQKYCAELAGDCDSVGHASGFKVLRLRKAEEVIYG
- a CDS encoding P-loop NTPase, whose product is MADCSGCPSHDGCASANEGGCSTVPNFLSMTKGSSALVTVAVGSGKGGVGKSTVTALLAVILQQAGYKVGILDADITGPSMAHTFGLEHGVMQREDQVLIPARTSLDIPLMSLNLLLPNKGDPVVWRGPVIVNVIKQFWSEVEWGKLDVLLLDMPPGTGDIPLTVFQSLPVDRFLLVSTPQDLVQMIVSKAAKMAAMLNVPLLGLVENMSSVKCPDCGKVMYPFGHGKTAAAAAAVGTDFLDEMPIDPALAELIDAGKIEYLPQTTDLLQNSKAAIAALIDRKKAIIAKAEAEEN
- a CDS encoding CpaF family protein is translated as MAELDQALINEIKHNLLTTFSPDTQLALRREIAIAIDRKLSSGNIALRLRNEYINYIFNSIVGLDVLQPLMDDPSITEIMVNGKNTVFVERHGKLQPAGVKFNSQQHLEEVITGIFARANKELSLGHPITDLRLEDGSRANAVLAPIAPDGPVLTIRKFTGILPTPDEIVASGCLNKQAMEFLAEAIKAKESIFICGGTSAGKTTLLNALSTFIPVQERIITVEDSAELQLRNQPNLVKLEARPGTVEGQGSVTIADLIKTALRMRPDRIIVGEVRGDEAYMLIHAANTGHPGTLCTGHGNSSADMLIRLTNMISGCTRLPYQAILRNLVTSIRYMINIKRLSNGRRRVMSIDRVIGCDEHSVNLSPVFIYDEINDCLKNISDGI